The following are encoded in a window of Synergistota bacterium genomic DNA:
- the rplU gene encoding 50S ribosomal protein L21: LKIDKVLFLKKDDEGVFGTPYVKGATVQAKVLGHGKGKKIIVFKYKRKKNYRRKRGYRQPFTRIVVEDILMS, encoded by the coding sequence CGTTAAAGATTGATAAGGTTTTATTCCTCAAGAAGGATGACGAAGGAGTATTTGGTACTCCCTATGTAAAGGGAGCCACCGTTCAGGCAAAGGTTTTAGGGCACGGTAAAGGGAAAAAGATAATAGTTTTTAAGTATAAGAGAAAGAAAAATTATAGAAGAAAGAGGGGATATCGTCAGCCTTTTACGAGAATAGTGGTGGAAGATATACTCATGTCCTAA